In Prionailurus viverrinus isolate Anna chromosome D1, UM_Priviv_1.0, whole genome shotgun sequence, the DNA window TGGACACCTCCTGCCCCTCAGAGGACATGGCTAGGCCTCAAGCCACGTCTCTGCATGGATCTGATGGAGACGTTGTATGAGGGAAACTTTCTAGTTTAATTTGAGCTATAAAATGGTCTGGTGCCTCGTACCCTAAGCAGAGTAAATACAAAGGTACCCCTGACTGATCAGAACCCTTTGTCCCCAAGAACCTGACTGTCACGGAGTCCTGGCTCGCGGACTACGAGGCTTCATCTGAGGAGCCGGCCCACGTGCTGTAAGCAAGCTCCCTGGGCCCCAGAAGGACCGGTCACGGGAAGCTTTTATCCTCGACATCATCACAGGAATAAAGCCGACCAGTAACAGCAATACCAGCTGGCCCATCACCAGCTAACAAAGATATGCTCAATCCTCTCTGCTGGCATAGCTATCTAGTAGTTGGAAAacggaaattttttttttccgagaGAAAGCTCAAGTTTCATAAAATTTCTCATGCATCTAATTAAGATGTTCCACTAAATTTATATTtaggttaccttttttttttttaatcataatagATCTTAGGATGTATGTGACTAAAACAGCTGAATTTCAGACTTTAAAAGGTAGTAAATCCATTTTTTATCTTTCAGCAGAAGCTAACTGACTTCACATAGAAATCTTATATACACTCTTGTAATGGCTTTTGGTgatcatttatacattttaattgttatagccttttttattaaacaaaataaaatgtacttatacaaaaaatgaaaatatacttagtgaaaattgaaagtaaaaagtaCTCATAATTCCTTTACCCATTAATACCACTGTTAACATCTGAATGTATCCAgtgtctttttctccttgttcAGACATcaccattagattttttttaacagtttccatttttttttgactttttaaagtttatttatttgagagagagcaaaagcaggagaggggcagagagaaggagagacagaatcccaagcagggttgggatcaacacagagcccagtaaTACAGGGctaaactcccaaaccatgagatcatgacctgagccgagatcaagagtcagacacttaactgaccgagccacccaggtaccccagcatTAGAGTTTTCTAAAACATAAAGTCGATCATTTCATGTATGTCTCTTCCTAATTTTTCCTATTTGTAAGCATATCATGACATTTTCTCACGTTATTTGATATCCTAGAACATAATTCCATTACCTACAAAGGATTCCATTGTGTTGTCTTATTGTAGCAGTTTGGTTACTTACTGTTTCCTCCACTCCCTATGCATTTATATGATACACATTCCAAGCCCTTGTACACATTAGCCtagtagaatttttatttttaacacaggcTGTTCAAGACATTAGAGCCAGAGCAATTAAGCAAAGGAACACAATCAAGGTGACGGTTCATATTCACGGATGGATCACATCACTAAGACTACTAGTTAACAACTCTCATTCACCTGCGTGACCCCGGATCACCTTGGGGTAGGGCTGGAGGGAATCAGTgaacatttgagaaaaagaaacatcttttaGAAATGACACTGACAGGAAGTTCTATAAATAATTCTGCCTCCTAGGAATGCGTGGTATGCGGACGTAGATTGAATATAAGTTCCTGGACGAGAAGTCCTCTTTACCTCTGTAGCTTGAGTCATATTGAGACTCTAAACAGTGTCATGAAGTAGGAGAcattcacatattaaaaataaaataagggacacctgggtggctcagctggttaaacgtccagcttcatctcaggtcatgatctcgtggttcgtgagttcgagccccacatgaggctctgtggtgacagctcagagcctgagcctgcttcggattctgtctccctctctctctgcccctacactattcacactctgtctcactctcactctctgtgtcaaaaaataaacattttaaaaagttaaaaattaaagtcAGCATAAAACACAAGTCCACATGTGCCAGAGATGTAAGGACACGATTGGTGACCAGATACTTCCTGGTTTGTTGAGGAATTACTGGGCTGCTCTAAGGCAAACTTTGTTTAACGGGAGCCAAGAACAAGCTGGTCAAGAGGTGGAGTCAGGGGAAGGTTTAAATCAGAGAAGGTTGACGAACTGAAGGTCACCCTACTTGCTCAATGAACTTGCCTTCTGACAAGCGCGAGAAGCGGCAACAGAGAAGACAGGTGGCACACAACCGAGTCCTCAAGGGGGACAACGGCGCCTAATGGAAAGCAGACAGGCGGGGGAAAGAATGAGAGCGAGGGAAGAGTCAAAGCAGGCACTAAGGAGGGGCCGCACATGGAGCAGGGCCAGCTGAGGGGCTGTCTACAGCGGCAGGAGGCGAGTTCAGCCATGGCTCGTTCTTCCCCGTGGCTACGGGAGAGGCAACTCCAAAACACAGACGTACTGTTTACATGGTACTGATTCATTTTCATGAGGTTTTTAGGCaaaggtaagaaaagaaaggattcttggctgtgtGTCCCCCTCGGTGTTTGGAATATCAAATTCAACCAGAATACAGGGCCTTCTCGAGTTGCCTGCAGTCACAGTTAGTGCATCCTCACAGACCGTGGGCTTCCCTCCCAAAAATGGGTTTTGTAGCTGTGCCAAGTAAAATAACACGGGAGCAGGGAAACGAATATGATTGCAAACCCAGAAGTCTaatggttgatttttttctggGCTTTTCCTGCTGGTGGTGGCCGCTTTCCATTCTCTTCCAGAGTTCTATTGGAAGGGTGCTGTCTTTTGTCTTTGACAGAATGTTGTTCCAGGTGTGCCTGTATTTTTACTGTAAATTTTTGTGGCGCTGCCTAAAATTTGTAATGAGGAAGCTGACTGGAAGATGTGAACTGCAACGGATCTGTTACAGTACCAAGCCTGGGGCTTCTAGAACCATGAAAATCGGTAAGTATGAAACAAAGAAGTGAGCAGAATGTAAGCTTGATGGGATTGTGGGTGCAGCACGTCATATTTGTGTATGGCAATTTCTTctgatagagagggagagagagagggagagcgcacacacatgcacaggggaggggcagagggagagggagagggagagaatcccaagcaggctccgtgcccagcacagagctcgttACGGGGCTCACTCTCATGACCatgagacgatgacctgagccaaaatcaagggttagacacttaagtgactgagccacccaggtacccctgtttttagtaattttaagCCCCTTGTAAATGTCATTTTTTCATGGCTTTTTTATTGTCACTTCTACAGAAACATCACTGAGGGATTCAAAAAGTAAGGTAAGTGAAACCGTTTCTGTATTTTTCGACAACTTTTCACTTGGAGGCTTACCTCCATCATCAAAAAGTAAACGttttaacaaacaaatatataccaATGGCAATGCAAACTGAGAAAAAAGATTGGTTTGCTCATTACAAGCCATTATACTCTTGATGACACGAGAGCAGCCACTGAGTGTGAATTTCTAGGCAGATTTATGACGCAGTATTACTTCATTGTTGAATTcgtcctcttttttaaaaagtttattttttgagagagaggtagggtgagcgtgagcaggggagaggcaaagcaagagggagagagagaatcccaagcaggctccacaccatcagcacagagcctgatgtggggcttgaactcatgaaacatgagatcatgactgagccgaaatcaagagtcggaatgttaactgagcaacccagatgccccaaatcacttaattttatactcaaaatttccaaagaaaatcagagaagccACTATGCTAGCTATCACAGCATACAGTTAAGCATccacataaaagagaaaaatctgggttttttttaaagattcttaaaTATTATTACTTAATTTGATATCCTTAAGACTATGTGCTTCACTCACTCATAGGCATACTGCCCATTAACAATGGAAACCATATACACTGGGTCAGAAAAATAAGCTATAATGTTTCAATATAaagaccttgaaaaaaaattaaataggacaAAAAACTTATGTATTTCTGTTTTATGTTAATTATCTTAATCAGGAAAATTGCACTCCCCCTATTGTGAAAATGTCTGATTTTCTAGAATTCAAACACTAAATCAATTTTTGCTTTTAGCTTAGTTCTAGCTTAGTCTTATTTAGAAGTTCTAAGCAAATACTTGAAGCCCCCCATCTAAAGAGACCCCGCTTAAGCCACTGATGCTCGTGACAAGGGAACTGACTGAAATGTGTTTTCCAGCTGCTGCAGACTTCCGTGAGTGTTCACCCTGATGCTATTGAAAAAACTATAGAAGACATCatggaactgaaaaaaattaacccCGACATAAATCCACAGTAAGAATGTATTTATGATGTAAACACAGAGCGCAGGGCATGCACTGAGTACTTCTGTAGAGCTGAGCTCGCTggcatgctctgcctctctgtgccgCACCCCCACAATCATCTGCAATGTTTTTGACTTTCAGATgaaaaataagggggaaaaggtgcctttttcatatttgtaaacaGCAGCAACTCTGTACTTTTGTCATGATTCATGCGTAGGCTTCTGAGATGCCATGAATGTGAGAAATCTGATGGATGCCCTACTATCAGAAGATGAAATCGGGGGAGCCCATTTAGCAGCAGTCGCTCCGCGCGATGCCTATTTTCAATGAACAGTAAATGTTCACCTTGTAAATGTGCCTGAGTGGATCTGCTCCATCAAAAATATTCCTCCAGTTTATGACAGGCTGATAATGTTGGCGACGGGTCTTAATGCTTGTCAAGGAGACTGGCGTGTGTGGGAGGGATAGATGGTTTTTATATGAAGCCTTTAGAACTTTGTGATTTAGTCATCTTATCTTGgaaatattaaaatgcatttgGCATCATACGTGATGTTTAAAATTAGCTTTATATTTTCCATCGGGTACAGGAGTTTCTCAGTGAAATTTTGGGCTAAGGATGTTGGGTAGAATAAGTTCCGGTGCAGGTATATTTAGAGACAGTTTAGGTAGGTAACAATCAACCTGTCTTTCGGATGGGATAGGCGGGAACTTCGCACGTTATCGCTGAGAAAGGCTTTTAATTGCTAAAGACGGGGAGCTGTGGTTGAAGGGAATGTCAGAGTGCGCTCTGTATAGGTCTGTCTCTTGGAGGGATTCTGGGGACTAATGGGGGCTCATCACAAAATTCCATCTCCACATGGTCTCCAGAGCATCCTTCCGCAGACACTTCAGCTAATTGGGTGTCTGTTCCTTATTCAGTCATGAAGGGTGATTTAATTATACGGCAAATGTCTTTTTGAAACCTCtgacacatattttatttctttgggaagGTAATAAGAAGGCAATTCATTATTACACGAAGTTGAACCAAAAATTTAAGAGTGCGGTTGGGCATGAGGGATATGAGACTCACAATCATATTTGGAGACTGGGTTAGATTTAACAGCagatcttctctgtctcttctgtgaAAGTTAGGTTTCATTCAAGAAGCATTTCCTTGCCCTCTATTCTTGTGATTTCCtttaaggggggaaaaaccctGATAAGCAGTAGCATGTGTGTTTACATCTCAGTATGGGCTTCACTGCTTTTTTCTACACTGACATGACAAAATGTGATTTTTAGGAATTCAATTTCTGGAAAAaatcaggaaacagaaaaggctgagggaaatattttctaatctgtCAAGCCATTACTTCTTTAAACCGCAcgtctttttttggttttaattccagGGTAGTTAACATCCAATGTcctatcagtttcaggtgtacattttTTCGGTTggtctcattttttccctttgtttggtttcttaaattccatatacgagtgaaaccatatggtacttgtctttctctgacttttttaaaagtttgcttgtttattttgagagagagaaagcaggggaggagcagagaaagagggagtcccGAGAAGGCTCCACGCttttagcgcagagcctgacatgggctcaatcccatgaactctgggatcatgacccaagctgagatcaagagtcagatgcttaaccgactgagccacccaggcacccctctctgactgacttatttcacttagtgttataCTCTGTAGAtgcatccaggttgttgcaagtggcaagatctcatcccttttatggctgagtaatactccactgtccggataccacatgttctttatcccttcatctgcaggtggacccttgggctgcttctgtaattttttttttaattttttttttcaacgtttaattatttttgagacagagagagacagagcatgaacgggggagggtcagagagagagggagacacagaatctgaagcaggctccaggctccgagctgtccgcacagagcccgatgtggggcttgaactcacagaccgcgagatcatgacctgggccaaagtcggccgcttaaccaactgagccacccaggtgccctgcttctGTAATTTTAACCACATTtggttttaattacatttttttttcaagttgaaaaATGACCACAGTAAACATGGAATCGGCTCCTCTTGCTCCATCCCGTTTCACTTCCCTCGCCCTCTTCCTCCAAATTAACTCTCCTCCCAGGCCTACGCCGATTCTCAAGGTGACCAGTGCCACTGTGCCCTTTTCCTAAATTTAAATCTGATTCGGTTTTCTTGGTGCTGTGGTAACGAATAATTATAATGGCCATTTCACTGaacattcagttttatttaagTTTCGCATTTGGGTTATCTGACCCTGCACTCTAAGTATGGAATAGGTATGCCACCCTAAGATGTGAAATTCTCTGTGGCTCCCAGTGTTAAACAGTCTTTGAGCCACAAAAGTGAATGACCGTAAAGAAACTTACCAGGAATGCATAAATGTGAAACCCTACCTTTAGATTTAAAAACGCCATCAAACAAGCATGGGAGAATAATTTGCACGACAGTAGTTTATGTGAACAAGGATCTTGGTGACTATTTAGCCACCTGTTGGATAAATTTGTTCTGTGACTACTTAAGGAGACGGTGTTTCACCTGCTGTGTTGTGATCACAGAAAGTAGCTAGTGATCCTCTGTGTATCACACTTGCCGGACTGTTTTCTGTCTGGGTGATATGTTTTAAGAGGGCCGTTATTCAAACAGTATCCATTCAGAGAAGACTGTGCAAGATGGTGAAACATGTGAAAACCGTGTCCAATGAGAGGGAACTGAAGGAATAGGGCACTGAAGATCAGGCTACAAGGGAGAATCGCTGTCTTAAACAGTCGTGGCAGGGGAAAGCTGGAAATTAATTTCCTCAGAGAACAAACTTTGAACCACCTGGTAATAAGGAAGGCACATTTTGTTTCAGCGTGAGAAAAAGGCTTCAGACAAAGAGCGAGTCAGAATGGAGTGGGAAGTTTTGTAGTCAGCTTTTCCTCTTGGCTTTGCCTCATCTGCCAGGGATGCTCCCAAGAAGAAGCGCTTTTGtcgttttgtgttgttgttgtgaaTTTTCTTACCACTGAGGGCTgacactctctcacacacatgtaAGGTGCTTCTGATTACAGCCGCCTGGTGGGGGGTAGGGCTAATGGGTCCCTACGAACTCATGATCACTTATATTTTCTACATCTTACTTTAAATCACCTGCAAAAAACTCCCttgttttttaaaccatattGTTGCAACTTGGCTTAAGAAATGGCCGGAATGAGACGAAACTTTTAGCCAAGTTCTTCAACTGTCCATCCATGTGGAGCTTTGGTAAGAAACTGTGCTTCTACTCAAGTAAGAAGTGGTTATGAGACCAGCACAGGAAATGttacattcctttatttttctaaataaactaaGTATGGCTctatgttgaaagaaaaaaaagaaaaagagaaagaaagaaaggaaaggaaaagaaaaaagaaaagaaaagaaaagaaaagaaaagaaaaaggaaggaaggaaggaaggaaggaaggaaggagagagaaggaaagaaaaaactgggCTTCAATTAAATATATCCCGTgtgactgagggttgatggagggaggtgggtgggggatgggctagatgggtgatgggcactgaggaggacacttgttatgatgagcaccaggtgttgaaTATAagggatgagtcactggattctactcctgaaaccaatgctgcactgtatgctaactaaaatttaaacaaaaatgtgaagaaaataactaaatgaataaatacatccCATGTGAAAATTTCCTCcattttatattatgaaaagtCCTATTATGCACACAACCAGTGAACAAATGCtaaaatatctgttttgttttccctcacgtgtgtttcttctgtttttgaacACCTTAGGCTGGGAATCTCTCTTCAGGCTTGCCTCCTGCAAATTGTTGGCTACAGAAACCTTATTGCAGATGTGGAAAAACTGCGCAGAGAACCGTATGATTCTGATAACCCCCAACATGAAGAAATGCTGTTGAAGGTGAGACCTCGAACATATTTCAGTCCTTCACTTAGGTCAGCTGATGTCCACCAAGCACCTGCCAAGTGCTAGACGCTGCTCAGACGGGGAGGGTACAAAGATGACTAAGACATGGGCACCGTGCCTGGTTGGTAAAGCCTACTTTTCTTGCTGGTTCAGACGTGGGAGGTAAATTCTTCCCGAGAAAACTCATGGGAGAAGTTAAAtgtaaagtccttttttttttttttttttttttggtaatctgaGAGCATCACAGGTGATTTCTCTGAGCTCTTGTATCTGGCTCACGTTTAGGCTGTTTAGCTGTACTGAAAGCCAGGAGGAGAAATAGCACTTGTCCAAGAGTGACCTGGGATTTCCATTTATGACTTTTAATAGACATCAAAGAAGATGAAGTTGGTTTCTGCTTTGGCAATAGCCCTCCTGGGAAATTACCTAAGATCTTATTGCTGATTATTTATTCATGTAGCTCGGAGAGTATTAGAAGAGGAGGTTAAGGTTTATACCTGGTTTATTAAAACTGTTAGAAGAAcaatatacaggggcgcctgggtggctcagtcggttgagcgtccgacttcggctcaggtcacgatctcactgtccgtgagttcgagccccgcgtcaggctctgggctgactgctcagagcctggagcctgtttcagattctgtgtctccctctctctgaccctcccctgttcatgctctgtctctctctgtctcaaaaataaataaatgttaaaaaaaaaattaaaaaaaaaaagaacaatatacAGTTCTGGCTGTccaagtaaaaacttaaaaatctcaTATGATCTGACGGTGCGTGATGAAATACCAATAAAACTTGACCTCAACAGTGAATCTGGAGCTTAAGAAATTAAGACCAACCTTCAGAACTattcatctaaaatattttctcaattcaCTTCTGAAAACAGATGCTTTTTAAGATGGAGTGCTTCCTTGTCTTTGCTAGGATACAAAAAGACACTaacaaaattggaagaaaacatttggttAGCTgccttaactttattttattgaaaagtgTCACTAGGAGCTGTAATTTTAAGAATGTATCCTGCCGTGTTTTTGTGTATATAAATACGTAAGCAGATGACTCACTGGTCTCTGCTGATTTGTGCTGTATCTGATGTGAATCCCTAAAGctaaaagaagcttcattctttGCAGtagttttcttcttccatttctgctcTGCTTAAATTTACCTAACCTACTGGGCTAAATaaacttcatttccttttattgcctTTTTCATTCTATGTTCCGATCGAAGTAGTCAAGTTCAATTAAAATGACTTCAAGGTGAGAAACAAGAGgtgaatgaaagagaaacaagaCGGTGGAATTAACAGAGTGGCCACAAGCAGCTGAAGGCTTCCTTAGAGTGCCGTGATGCCTTCAGATTCAGACATTTGGGTGCCTGCGGTGCTCTGTGGTTAGCCGATCCGTTGTGTGTGTGCCTGCTATGCTGTCTTAGCCGATCCGCAGCGTGTGTGTGCTGGCACATAGCAGGTTTTCAACAAATACAGGTGAATGCATGAATCACTGTGGTTCACTGGATACTAAAAGTCAAGAACTTTTATGACGTACCTTTCATCTCTGGTCATGATTTGATTCtgtatgtgttattttttattgtcacaGCTGTAAGAGGTAAGCAAGGTGATGGTTTATAACTTTGCAGCTGAGCAGACTACAAGCATATCAGTCCAGACTCTGATCCACACAGCCAGTAAGTTACAAAACCAGGAATGTCCACtattgtgccaggcactttgaGGAAAGGCATCTTTTTTATGCTTAAGTGGCTTGCAAGCGAACTTGGGACATACTATGCATCTACAAAAAGTCACTAAACCCTATCCAGACAGATCCCTCAAAATATCTCTTAAATGTTTTCCATGCCCACCAGCTTATTCTAGCATCACCTCCAGCTTGGGTTGTTATAATAGCCTTTTAATTCTGCCACTAAGTGTTAGCTTCCTCCCCTCCGTCTTCTAAAATACTGCTGGAGGGATTGTCTAGTCATGTGATTCCCTAGGTTAAAAACTTCAGCTTCCCTGTGTCTGCCAGAATAAAGCCCATGCTTCTTAACGTGGCATTCTGGGCCCTTTCCAATCTATTTCCCCAAGCTGTATCTCCTGTATCCCCCACACTCAGTCATTCAGCTGACCCAGAACAGGCCATGCCATCCCATACACCCAGGCATTTGCTCATGCGGTTCCCTCTATTACCTATTCTCACCACAAAAGCCAGCTCTTTTTAGAAATCCTTATTCGTTCAATTTTGAAATCTTCTCCAGTCTCCCCAGGAACACCTCGGAGTGGgatctttattctcttcttcgGTTTATTCACATTCCAAGTatgataataaaaacagtaattataAAACATTCAGTGAATGTTTAGCACATGTTAACCTTTACAGTAAATGTTTTACAACATCATTTCATTTGATGGTCACAATAACCTCGTGGTGAGATACtgccattatccccattttcagatgaggaaaatgaggctggGCAGTTAAGTACTGCGCAAGCTCACGTGGTAAGGAAGGGCTCCACGCTGCCTCTCAACGGAGAAcccatgtcttcttcccatttgtaTTTCCAGAGGCTGGCCCATGGTTTGTGTTTAACTACCTGCCATTGGcgtctttatctttaaaatggacaATAATACCCTTGTTACCTACTCCATAAAACTTTTAGGGCAAGAGTCAGCAAACTAAAGCCTGTGGGCCAAATGTGGCTGCCACccttctttgtaaataaagttttgttggaacatGTCCACTCACTGATGTATGTATGGTCTGTGGCTGCTTCTGTACGACAACGGCAAAGTGAAGTAATTGGAGAGTGACCATATGGCCaccagagcctaaaatatttaatatctggccctttacagacaAAGTATGCCAACCTCTGATTTAGAAGCTCTGGTAATATATTAGCCATATTGTTTAAGTGCTCTGACTTATAAATGTGGGAGACCATCATCAGTGCTTATACTCAGAGtcttaaagtataaaaaaaatctggattttagGATCATTTAAACATTAGctgagatgaaaatgaaaaacatcacCTTATGTTCACACAGCACTGTCCATATGAGCTATTCAAATGGACACTTCTATTAAACATTTGCTAAACCACataaataataaagggaaaatttTATGTGGATTCATGTacctaacagaaaaaaatatagccTAGAATTGAAAGATCCTCTCTTGTTGGGAAGAGATAATCCCATGGTGGCCTTGGTGAGAAGCGGCTTCTCCTCGAATGAATGGGTGGACAGACAAACGGCCTTGtccttgctcttcttttttttaagtgtctagagacagagagagagacagagagagagagagagagtccaagctgtcagtgcagagcccaatgcagggctcaacctcatgaaccgtgagatcatgacctgagctgaaatcaagagttgtatgcttaacaaactgagccacgaGCACCCCTGCCTTGCTGTTCTGCAGCAGACCTAAGTAAGACAAGGAGAAAGTGCTGAAACAAGCTTGTGTCAAAGGCTCAGTGCAAAGAGAACAGAGTTAAGCAGAGCCAGGGCCGTGACAGAGGACGGTGTGACTCAGAGTGCAGCTTCcacaccctctctgtctctggtctCCGGCCCTGGCAAGTGGCTTTGTAGTAACTCCACTCCCAACAGCACAGTTTAGATGGCTGAGTTCCTCAGAGCACCCCTCATCAGAGGCCCACTGCCTTCATTCAGATTTCTGGTCAGCTCCTGACATGCCAGAAATGACCTCAT includes these proteins:
- the ELMOD1 gene encoding ELMO domain-containing protein 1 isoform X1; amino-acid sequence: MGFVAVPSKITREQGNEYDCKPRSLMVDFFLGFSCWWWPLSILFQSSIGRVLSFVFDRMLFQVCLYFYCKFLWRCLKFVMRKLTGRCELQRICYSTKPGASRTMKIETSLRDSKSKLLQTSVSVHPDAIEKTIEDIMELKKINPDINPQLGISLQACLLQIVGYRNLIADVEKLRREPYDSDNPQHEEMLLKLWKFLKPNTPLESRISKQWCEIGFQGDDPKTDFRGMGLLGLYNLQYFAERDAAAAQQVLSDSLHPKCSKFSKAEWENKRMDTAIGYSFAIVGINITDLAYNLLVSGALKTHFYNIAPEAPTLSHFQQTFCYLMHEFHKFWIEEDPTDIMEFNRVREKFRKRIIKQLRNPDMALCPHFAASEGLINM